A segment of the Georgenia sp. M64 genome:
ATGGGCAATCCCTCCTCAAGAGCCGCGGGCGTGTAGGGGTTCGTCGGGTTGGTGGACGACGGGATCACGTTCGGGTAGGAGCAGACCCGGAGCAGGTCCGGGGCGTGACCCCCGCCTGCTCCCTCGACGTGGTACATGTGGATCGTCCGACCGCTGACGACCCGCATCGTGTCCTCGGCGAAGCCGAATTCGTTGATCGAGTCAGTGTGCAGGTGCACCGAGAAGTCGTGTGCGTCGGCCGCGCGCAACGAGCCGTCGATGACCGAGGGCGCCGCACCGAAGTCCTCGTGCACCTTGACCGACATCGCTCCGCCGGCTACGGAGGCAACTACGGCACGCGGGTCCGAACTTCCCCGGCCGAGGACGCCGAAGTTGACCGGGGTCCCGCTCGTCGACCGAAGGAACATCTCCATCGCGGGCCGGGTGCCGCCACCCGTGTCCAGCACGTGAGCTGGCGACCCGGAGCCGATGAGCGTCGTGGTGCCCCCGGCCATCGCCTGTGCGGCTTGCTCCTGCGACTGAATGTGGGCGTGCGCCTCGATTGCCCCTGCCGTCACGATCAGACCGTCCCCGGCGATGATCGAGGTCGAATTCCCGACGACGAGGCGTGGGTCGACGCCCGGCATGGTCCGGGGGTTGCCCGCGCGCCCCACCGCGACGATGCGCCCGTCCCGGATGCCGATGTCGCCTTTGACGATCCCGATCACGGCGTCAAGGACCGTGGCGCTCGTGATGACGACGTCCAGGCAGCCATCCTCGTAGGTCGCCTCGCCCGCGATGCCCTCACCGTCCCGCAGCGTCTTCCCGCCACCCAGGATGAGCTCGTCACCGCGCGCGGCGTGGTCCTGCTCGATCTCCGCGAACAGGGAGGTGTCCCCAAGCCGGACCAGATCCCCCGTGGTCGGCCCGTACATGGATACATACTGCGTCGACTCAATCGAAGTCACTGCGCACTTCCTTTCCGACGTACCCACGCTCATGAGCGCGGGCCAACGCCTCGCACCGTATGTCCTCGTCGTCCAGCCGGCCCTCCGTCAGGCCGGCGAAGCCCCGCACATCGCGCGTACCCCGCAGGTCGACCAGACCGACGCGCTTGGCCACACCGGGTTCGAAACGCACCCCTGAGCCGGCAGGGACTGCGAGCCGACGGCCGAAGGCCGTCTCACGGTCAAACAGAAGCGCGCGGTTCACCTCGAAGAAGTGCGTGTGACTTCGCACCTGAATGTCGCGGTCTCCGACATTCACGACATCGATCTCG
Coding sequences within it:
- the ureC gene encoding urease subunit alpha; amino-acid sequence: MYGPTTGDLVRLGDTSLFAEIEQDHAARGDELILGGGKTLRDGEGIAGEATYEDGCLDVVITSATVLDAVIGIVKGDIGIRDGRIVAVGRAGNPRTMPGVDPRLVVGNSTSIIAGDGLIVTAGAIEAHAHIQSQEQAAQAMAGGTTTLIGSGSPAHVLDTGGGTRPAMEMFLRSTSGTPVNFGVLGRGSSDPRAVVASVAGGAMSVKVHEDFGAAPSVIDGSLRAADAHDFSVHLHTDSINEFGFAEDTMRVVSGRTIHMYHVEGAGGGHAPDLLRVCSYPNVIPSSTNPTNPYTPAALEEGLPMAMVGHNLRFDSAVDLAFGEARIRAQSMAAEDHLHDIGAISIFATDTQGMGRLAENVANCWQLASVMKDRRGRLPEETGPGDNERIKRYVAKLTINPAIAAGIADHVGSVEEGKFADLVLWPRESFGIKPIAVLKRGFMAWAALGDANGSLPMSEPVIQGPNFGAFGDAAARLGAIFVSRVALQHGLLDRLETAKPVIPITSTRHLTKHDMVRNSALPAIEVDPRTFTVRVDGEQIDVVGVTEVPLARRYLLR